The Streptomyces sp. NBC_00440 genome contains a region encoding:
- a CDS encoding NAD(P)/FAD-dependent oxidoreductase, translating to MKDDRRRTAVVGSGVAGLTAAHILRRSHDVELYEADERLGGHAHTHDIPSADGRVHRVDTGFIVHNERTYPYLLRLFGELGVATQESEMSMSVRCEECGLEYAGARGLLGLFAQRRNALRPRYLRMLGEVPAFHRRARHLLATADAAERADAAGPGAPGAAGGSAAAAMTLAEFIAAGRFSPYFVSHFLTPLVACVWSCDAETALRYPARYLFRFLAHHGMLSIHGSPAWRTVSGGSREYVERVGKSIGAVHTSTAVRALRRHTDGVEITADDGSVRHYDSVVIAVHPDQALRLLADATDEERRVLGAFRYSRNPTQLHTDTRVLPRSAGARASWNYWMPACDAGAAAVRVSYDMNRLQRLDAPETYVVTLNGADQVDESRVLARMTYEHPVYTPESVAAQRLLPALSGPVTAYAGAYHGWGFHEDGCRSGVEAAAALGVSW from the coding sequence ATGAAGGACGACCGTCGGCGCACGGCAGTGGTGGGCAGCGGGGTGGCAGGCCTGACCGCCGCTCACATTCTCCGGCGTTCGCACGATGTCGAGCTGTACGAGGCCGACGAACGGCTCGGCGGGCATGCCCACACCCACGACATACCGTCGGCCGACGGACGGGTGCACCGGGTCGACACCGGCTTCATCGTCCACAACGAACGGACCTATCCCTACCTGCTGCGGCTCTTCGGGGAACTCGGAGTCGCCACCCAGGAATCGGAGATGAGCATGTCCGTGCGGTGCGAGGAGTGCGGTCTCGAATACGCCGGTGCGCGCGGCCTGCTGGGCCTGTTCGCACAGCGGCGCAACGCACTGCGCCCCCGGTATCTGCGCATGCTCGGAGAAGTGCCTGCTTTCCACCGCCGGGCCCGTCACCTCCTCGCCACGGCCGACGCGGCCGAGCGGGCCGATGCGGCCGGTCCCGGGGCCCCGGGCGCGGCGGGCGGGAGCGCAGCGGCGGCGATGACGCTGGCGGAGTTCATCGCGGCGGGCCGCTTCTCCCCGTACTTCGTCTCGCACTTCCTGACACCGCTTGTCGCCTGTGTGTGGTCGTGCGACGCCGAAACGGCGCTGCGCTACCCCGCCCGCTACCTGTTCCGGTTCCTGGCTCACCACGGCATGCTCTCGATCCACGGCTCACCCGCCTGGCGGACCGTCAGCGGCGGCTCGCGCGAGTACGTCGAGCGCGTCGGCAAGAGCATCGGAGCCGTACACACGTCCACCGCCGTGCGGGCGCTGCGGCGCCACACCGACGGGGTCGAGATCACTGCCGACGACGGCAGCGTCCGCCACTACGACTCCGTGGTCATCGCCGTCCACCCGGACCAGGCGCTGCGTCTGCTGGCCGATGCCACCGATGAGGAACGCCGGGTCCTCGGCGCGTTCCGGTACTCGCGCAACCCCACTCAGCTGCACACCGACACACGTGTCCTGCCACGCAGTGCGGGGGCCCGCGCCTCCTGGAACTACTGGATGCCGGCCTGCGACGCGGGGGCCGCCGCCGTGCGCGTCAGTTACGACATGAACCGGCTCCAGCGGCTCGACGCCCCCGAAACCTATGTGGTGACGCTGAACGGTGCGGACCAGGTGGACGAGAGCCGCGTGCTCGCCCGCATGACGTACGAACACCCCGTCTACACGCCGGAGTCCGTGGCAGCCCAGCGCCTGCTGCCCGCGCTCAGCGGCCCCGTCACCGCTTACGCAGGCGCTTACCACGGTTGGGGGTTCCACGAGGACGGCTGCCGCTCGGGGGTCGAGGCCGCCGCCGCGCTGGGGGTGTCATGGTGA
- a CDS encoding molybdopterin-dependent oxidoreductase yields the protein MRASLGALSGLITGLAALCVAELVSPAIRPEASPVTAVGGAVIDRTPPWLKDFAVRHFGTNDKLVLQLGILVLLAAFAMAVGVAALRYRKAGSAAVLIFGAVGAVAAAGRPDGGPLDALPSVVGGLLGCGVLYLLTGRLALHPSHTVGVAEGKGEAHGTFDRRGFVIAATAAVAASAGAGVLGRRLNASGSAEAAAVRKNIVIPRPASYARPIPAGADLRIHGLSPFTTPNKDFYRVDTALVVPKVDARNWRLRIHGKGVSKPMTVSYHDLLQRELIERDITLTCVSNQVGGPYVGNARWIGVRLADLLSEAGVKPPSEGGPADQLVARSVDGMTIGSPVDTVMDGRDAMLVLGMNGEPLPFAHGFPVRMLVPGLYGYVSACKWLTDLELTTFDDYDAYWVKRTWSRQAPIKTESRIDTPRPFASPAAGKVPVAGVAWAQHRGIAEVQVRVDGGTWHTAELAAEDSKDTWRQWKWEWPATPGSHTIEVRATDRDGYTQTDKRVGTVPNGATGWHSVVVAVT from the coding sequence GTGCGCGCCTCGCTGGGCGCACTGAGCGGGCTGATCACCGGGCTCGCCGCGCTGTGTGTCGCCGAGCTCGTCTCGCCGGCCATTCGGCCGGAGGCGAGTCCGGTGACCGCCGTGGGCGGTGCGGTCATCGACCGCACCCCGCCCTGGCTGAAGGATTTCGCCGTACGGCACTTCGGGACCAACGACAAACTGGTGCTCCAGCTCGGCATCCTGGTCCTCCTGGCGGCTTTCGCCATGGCGGTCGGAGTGGCCGCGTTGCGCTACCGGAAGGCCGGTTCCGCCGCCGTACTGATCTTCGGCGCGGTCGGGGCGGTGGCGGCGGCGGGGCGGCCCGACGGCGGCCCGCTGGACGCGCTGCCCTCGGTCGTCGGTGGCCTGCTGGGCTGCGGGGTGCTCTACCTGCTGACCGGCAGGCTGGCTCTCCACCCCTCCCACACGGTCGGCGTGGCCGAGGGGAAGGGCGAGGCGCACGGGACCTTCGACCGACGCGGTTTTGTGATCGCCGCGACGGCCGCGGTGGCGGCATCGGCCGGAGCGGGCGTTCTGGGACGCCGGCTCAACGCATCAGGGTCGGCCGAGGCCGCCGCCGTACGGAAGAACATCGTGATCCCGCGGCCCGCCTCGTACGCCCGGCCGATTCCGGCGGGCGCGGACCTCCGGATCCACGGCCTGAGCCCGTTCACCACACCCAACAAGGACTTCTACCGGGTGGACACCGCGCTGGTGGTTCCGAAGGTCGACGCCAGGAACTGGCGGCTGCGGATCCACGGCAAGGGTGTCTCCAAGCCGATGACCGTCAGCTACCACGACCTGCTCCAGCGGGAGCTGATCGAAAGGGACATCACCCTGACCTGCGTGTCGAACCAGGTGGGCGGCCCTTACGTCGGCAACGCCCGGTGGATCGGAGTCCGGCTGGCGGACCTGCTCAGTGAGGCAGGGGTGAAACCGCCCTCCGAGGGCGGACCCGCCGACCAACTGGTGGCCCGCTCGGTGGACGGCATGACCATCGGCTCACCGGTCGACACGGTGATGGACGGCCGTGACGCCATGCTCGTGCTCGGCATGAACGGCGAACCGCTGCCTTTCGCCCACGGGTTCCCCGTCCGGATGCTGGTTCCGGGACTGTACGGCTACGTCTCGGCCTGCAAGTGGCTGACCGATCTCGAACTGACCACGTTCGACGACTACGACGCCTACTGGGTCAAGCGGACCTGGTCCAGGCAGGCCCCCATCAAAACCGAGTCCAGGATCGACACCCCACGCCCCTTCGCCAGTCCGGCAGCGGGAAAGGTACCGGTCGCCGGAGTCGCCTGGGCGCAGCACCGTGGGATCGCCGAAGTGCAGGTCCGGGTCGACGGCGGCACATGGCACACGGCCGAGCTGGCGGCGGAGGACTCCAAGGACACGTGGCGCCAGTGGAAGTGGGAGTGGCCGGCCACTCCCGGCAGCCACACCATCGAGGTCCGCGCCACCGACCGGGACGGCTACACCCAGACGGACAAACGCGTCGGGACCGTGCCCAACGGCGCGACCGGCTGGCACTCGGTGGTGGTCGCCGTGACCTGA
- a CDS encoding fasciclin domain-containing protein: MFANRFHRAAVVVVGAAVLPLALSACSSDSGSKDTKSSTSSDSSKDSSKPSKSTDTSNMAGKPFGPACSSVPKSGAGSFNGMAQDPVATAASNNPDLSTLVTAVKKAGLVDTLNSAKNITVFAPTNEAFAKIPKAQLDKVLADKAMLTKILTYHVVGQKLTTKDLASGTYPTLEKGKLMTAGSGSSYKVNDTANVVCGNVPTANATVDIIDSVLMPK, encoded by the coding sequence ATGTTCGCCAACCGATTCCACCGCGCCGCCGTTGTCGTCGTAGGAGCCGCTGTACTGCCGCTCGCACTCAGCGCCTGTTCCAGCGACAGCGGCAGCAAGGACACCAAGTCGTCGACCTCCTCGGATTCCTCGAAGGATTCCTCGAAGCCCTCCAAGAGCACCGACACGTCGAACATGGCGGGCAAGCCCTTCGGTCCCGCCTGTTCGTCGGTCCCGAAGAGCGGCGCGGGCAGCTTCAACGGCATGGCCCAGGACCCGGTCGCGACGGCCGCGTCCAACAACCCCGACCTCTCCACACTGGTCACCGCGGTGAAGAAGGCCGGCCTGGTGGACACCCTCAACAGCGCGAAGAACATCACCGTGTTCGCGCCGACCAATGAGGCTTTCGCCAAGATCCCGAAGGCCCAGCTGGACAAGGTGCTCGCGGACAAGGCGATGCTCACCAAGATCCTCACCTACCACGTCGTGGGCCAGAAGCTCACCACCAAGGACCTGGCGTCCGGCACCTACCCGACGCTGGAGAAGGGCAAGCTGATGACCGCCGGCTCCGGCTCCTCGTACAAGGTCAACGACACCGCGAACGTGGTCTGCGGCAATGTCCCCACCGCCAACGCGACGGTCGACATCATCGACAGCGTCCTGATGCCGAAGTAG
- a CDS encoding sigma-70 family RNA polymerase sigma factor, whose amino-acid sequence MKEAVFIGGPASAGPDLQELLGQVARGDQDAFSRVYDLVCGPVLGLVRSVLRDPAQSEEVAQEVLLEVWRSAARFQPSRGSGMTWVLTLAHRRAVDRVRSAQASSDREHRAALLDQSPAFDQVTEQVETNLEREQVRRCLRTLTELQHQSVTMAYYQGLAYREVAELLSVPLGTVKTRLRDGLIRLRDCLGVSA is encoded by the coding sequence GTGAAGGAAGCTGTTTTCATCGGCGGTCCCGCTTCGGCGGGACCGGATCTGCAAGAACTGCTCGGCCAGGTCGCCCGCGGCGATCAAGATGCCTTCTCGCGTGTCTACGACCTCGTCTGCGGTCCGGTGCTGGGTCTGGTGCGTTCCGTACTGCGCGACCCCGCCCAGTCGGAGGAGGTCGCCCAGGAGGTGCTGCTGGAGGTCTGGCGGTCTGCTGCCCGCTTCCAGCCCTCTCGCGGATCCGGGATGACCTGGGTCCTCACCCTCGCCCACCGGCGGGCGGTCGACCGGGTGCGCTCGGCCCAGGCGTCCAGCGACCGCGAGCACCGGGCCGCGCTGCTTGATCAGAGCCCGGCCTTCGACCAGGTCACCGAGCAGGTGGAGACCAACCTCGAACGGGAGCAGGTGCGGCGCTGTCTGCGTACCCTCACCGAGCTTCAGCACCAGTCGGTGACCATGGCGTACTACCAGGGACTGGCCTACCGGGAGGTCGCCGAGTTGCTCTCGGTCCCGCTGGGCACAGTCAAAACCCGCCTGCGTGACGGTCTGATCCGGTTGCGCGACTGTTTGGGGGTGAGCGCATGA
- a CDS encoding anti-sigma factor yields the protein MNAEDLHTLTGAYVLHALTPQERIAFERHLEACPACAMEVRELAATAARLGEAVAVTPPPALKEQVLGRIATERQEPPRVALRATAGARRGRALSRFALAACVAAAAGCGGIAVWQHQKASEARAQVHSSQQQAQDLASVLAAPDAKITTGRLKNGGNGTVVVSHQRDQAAFLASALPEPPSGKVYELWYNDGGTMRAAGLLKPSGGSHAALMSGPVGAASGMGITVEPAGGSKQPTSKPLALMNFAT from the coding sequence ATGAATGCCGAGGATCTGCATACGCTGACCGGCGCCTACGTGCTGCACGCGCTGACGCCGCAGGAGCGCATCGCATTCGAAAGACATCTTGAGGCGTGCCCCGCGTGCGCCATGGAGGTGCGCGAGCTGGCTGCCACCGCGGCTCGCCTCGGGGAGGCCGTGGCGGTCACCCCGCCACCCGCGCTCAAGGAGCAGGTGCTCGGCAGGATCGCCACTGAGCGACAGGAGCCGCCGAGGGTCGCCCTGCGGGCCACCGCCGGTGCCCGCCGCGGGCGTGCGCTGTCACGTTTCGCACTGGCCGCCTGTGTGGCCGCCGCTGCAGGATGTGGCGGGATCGCGGTGTGGCAGCACCAGAAGGCGAGCGAAGCCCGTGCACAGGTCCACTCCTCGCAGCAGCAGGCGCAGGATCTGGCTTCCGTTCTCGCGGCCCCCGACGCCAAGATCACGACGGGCAGGCTGAAGAACGGCGGGAACGGCACCGTGGTCGTCTCTCATCAGCGCGATCAGGCAGCATTCCTCGCGTCCGCACTGCCCGAACCGCCGAGCGGCAAGGTGTACGAGCTCTGGTACAACGACGGCGGAACCATGCGGGCGGCCGGTCTGCTGAAGCCCTCGGGCGGCTCGCATGCCGCACTGATGTCGGGTCCTGTCGGCGCGGCGTCCGGAATGGGGATCACGGTCGAACCGGCGGGCGGCTCCAAGCAGCCCACATCGAAACCGCTGGCGCTGATGAACTTCGCGACCTGA
- a CDS encoding lytic polysaccharide monooxygenase auxiliary activity family 9 protein, translating to MHAKRRTAAILGAVLAPVLAVSLPVSSASAHGYVSSPPSRQAQCAAHTVSCGAITYEPQSVEGPKGLQSCSGGNAQYAELDDDSKGWAVTPVSSTTDFKWTLTAQHATSTWQYFVGGQKIAEFDDHGAKPGATVTHSVNFGGLKGKQKVLAVWNIADTGNAFYTCIDVNVG from the coding sequence ATGCACGCGAAAAGAAGGACAGCCGCGATCCTGGGCGCCGTTCTCGCGCCGGTACTCGCGGTCAGCCTGCCCGTCAGCTCGGCCAGCGCTCACGGATATGTCTCGTCGCCTCCCAGCAGGCAGGCGCAGTGTGCGGCACACACCGTCAGCTGCGGTGCCATCACCTACGAGCCGCAGAGTGTGGAAGGCCCCAAGGGCCTCCAGAGCTGCAGTGGCGGTAACGCCCAGTACGCCGAGCTCGACGACGACTCCAAGGGCTGGGCCGTCACACCGGTGAGCTCCACCACGGATTTCAAGTGGACGCTGACCGCGCAGCACGCCACCAGCACCTGGCAGTACTTCGTCGGCGGACAGAAGATCGCCGAGTTCGACGACCACGGTGCGAAGCCCGGCGCGACCGTCACCCACTCGGTGAATTTCGGCGGCCTCAAGGGCAAGCAGAAGGTCCTGGCCGTATGGAACATCGCGGACACCGGTAACGCCTTCTACACCTGCATCGACGTGAACGTCGGCTGA
- a CDS encoding MIP/aquaporin family protein: protein MSKGAKRTGGLVAELSAEFAGTLILILFGCGVVAQVVAAGLGDHDSIAWAWGIGVTLGVYVAGRISGAHINPAVTLAFALFRGFSWAKVVPFVVAQTAGAFCAALLVRWNYTEVLAKFDPGHTFKTQFVFSTLPGNGNLPVSEWGALRDQILGTAILLFVLFALTDVLNDPPGANMGPLLIGLLIVAIGMAFGADAGYAINPARDFGPRLASFITGYHTAWRDQYGNLYFWVPIVGPLIGGALGAGLYKLMIGRFLPSLGKGQETGRIPVAD from the coding sequence ATGTCAAAAGGCGCAAAGAGAACCGGTGGTCTGGTCGCTGAACTGTCCGCCGAGTTCGCCGGCACCCTGATCCTCATCCTGTTCGGGTGCGGGGTGGTGGCGCAGGTGGTGGCCGCGGGTCTCGGGGACCACGACAGCATCGCCTGGGCCTGGGGTATCGGCGTCACGCTGGGTGTGTATGTCGCCGGCCGGATCAGCGGGGCCCACATCAACCCGGCGGTCACACTCGCCTTCGCCCTCTTCCGGGGCTTTTCCTGGGCGAAGGTCGTCCCCTTCGTCGTGGCGCAGACCGCCGGTGCTTTCTGTGCCGCGCTGCTCGTGCGGTGGAACTACACGGAAGTGCTGGCCAAGTTCGACCCCGGACACACGTTCAAGACGCAGTTCGTCTTCTCGACGCTGCCCGGCAACGGAAACCTGCCGGTCAGTGAGTGGGGGGCCCTGCGTGACCAGATCCTCGGTACCGCGATCCTGCTCTTCGTGCTGTTCGCGCTCACCGACGTGCTCAACGACCCGCCCGGCGCCAATATGGGGCCGCTGCTCATCGGTCTGCTCATCGTGGCCATCGGGATGGCCTTCGGTGCCGACGCCGGGTACGCCATCAACCCCGCGCGTGACTTCGGCCCCCGACTGGCGAGCTTCATCACCGGCTACCACACGGCCTGGCGAGATCAGTACGGCAACCTCTACTTCTGGGTGCCGATCGTCGGGCCGCTGATCGGCGGTGCGCTCGGTGCGGGGCTGTACAAGTTGATGATCGGGCGGTTCCTGCCGTCGCTCGGCAAGGGGCAGGAGACCGGAAGGATTCCCGTGGCGGACTGA
- a CDS encoding alpha-L-fucosidase — protein sequence MALSRRLFVTALAAVSATAGSPLLAPEALAAYGRHPSVPVEPGYRIAISPDDTPDELVAKAARLRPTERQIAWQRLEKTAFLHFGVNTFTGLEWGTGEESPDVFQPTGLDTDQWARALRDGGFELAILTVKHHDGFVLYPSRYTDHGVVSSSWENGRGDVLRSFADSMRAHGIKIGVYISPADENQYLHGVYANGSARTSRTVPTLTDGDDRAGKRLRTFELQATDYGAHMLNQLYEVLTEYGPVDEVWFDGAQGRIPPEKVEHYDWDSWYEVVRALAPGASIAVSGPDVRWVGNEGGLAREDEWSAVPVAEVEYGRTDYALPYDAPDQGSRDALAASRSVAQYLQWWPAECDVSIRPGWFYHADQQPKTVDELTDIYLRSVGRNSVLLLNIPPDQQGRLPDADVAVLRAFDERIGAELPKNLAHTARTWGDGHHPGLAVDGDPDTAWTAPAASDGALYVDFGRPREVDRIRLAEDIRHGQQVEQIVVEARTGEGWTQVAKVGTVGASRIVLLQSPVAARQWRLRVLGSRRPARIAEFGLYRSLS from the coding sequence ATGGCTCTCAGCCGACGCCTCTTCGTCACCGCGCTCGCCGCGGTCAGCGCTACCGCCGGTTCGCCCCTGCTCGCTCCGGAGGCCCTGGCCGCGTACGGCCGCCACCCCTCCGTACCCGTCGAGCCCGGCTACCGCATCGCCATCAGCCCGGACGACACCCCGGACGAGCTGGTGGCCAAGGCCGCCCGGCTGCGCCCGACCGAGCGTCAAATAGCCTGGCAGCGGCTGGAGAAGACGGCGTTCCTGCACTTCGGCGTCAATACCTTCACCGGCCTGGAATGGGGCACGGGTGAGGAAAGCCCCGATGTCTTCCAGCCGACCGGACTGGACACCGACCAGTGGGCGCGGGCGCTGCGCGACGGCGGCTTCGAACTCGCCATCCTCACCGTCAAGCACCACGACGGCTTCGTCCTCTACCCCTCCCGTTACACGGACCACGGTGTGGTCTCCAGCAGCTGGGAGAACGGCCGCGGCGACGTACTGCGCTCGTTCGCCGACTCGATGCGTGCCCATGGGATCAAGATCGGCGTCTACATCTCCCCGGCCGACGAGAACCAGTACCTGCACGGTGTCTACGCCAACGGCAGCGCCCGCACCTCCCGCACGGTGCCCACCCTCACGGACGGCGACGACCGGGCCGGAAAGAGGCTGCGTACCTTCGAACTCCAGGCCACCGACTACGGCGCCCACATGCTCAACCAGCTCTACGAAGTGCTCACGGAGTACGGGCCGGTGGACGAGGTGTGGTTCGACGGCGCCCAGGGCCGCATCCCCCCGGAGAAGGTGGAGCACTACGACTGGGACAGCTGGTACGAGGTCGTACGCGCCCTCGCGCCCGGCGCCTCCATCGCGGTGTCGGGACCGGACGTCCGCTGGGTGGGCAACGAGGGCGGGCTGGCCCGCGAGGACGAGTGGAGCGCCGTACCCGTCGCCGAGGTCGAGTACGGCCGTACCGACTACGCCCTCCCCTACGACGCCCCCGACCAGGGCAGCCGCGACGCGCTCGCCGCCTCCCGGTCGGTCGCCCAGTACCTCCAGTGGTGGCCGGCCGAATGCGACGTGTCCATCAGGCCCGGCTGGTTCTACCACGCGGACCAGCAGCCCAAGACGGTCGACGAACTCACCGACATCTACCTGCGGTCGGTCGGGCGCAACTCCGTGCTGCTGCTGAACATTCCGCCGGACCAGCAGGGGCGGCTCCCCGACGCGGACGTCGCCGTACTCCGCGCCTTCGACGAGCGCATCGGCGCCGAACTGCCCAAGAACCTCGCCCACACGGCGCGGACCTGGGGCGACGGACACCACCCGGGCCTCGCGGTGGACGGCGACCCGGACACGGCATGGACCGCGCCCGCAGCGTCGGACGGTGCGCTGTACGTCGACTTCGGCCGCCCGCGCGAGGTGGACCGGATCCGGCTCGCCGAGGACATCCGCCACGGTCAGCAGGTCGAACAGATCGTCGTGGAGGCCCGGACGGGGGAGGGCTGGACCCAGGTCGCGAAGGTGGGGACCGTCGGCGCGAGCCGAATCGTCCTGCTGCAGTCGCCGGTGGCCGCCCGGCAGTGGCGGCTGCGCGTACTCGGCTCCCGCAGGCCCGCCCGTATCGCGGAGTTCGGCCTCTACCGCTCGCTGAGCTGA
- a CDS encoding ATP-dependent Clp protease proteolytic subunit, translating to MSTPATGWGTALAPRASDDDSTPATRFDDHLAAQLLMQRIVMLGTQVDEVSANRVCAQLLLLSAEDPKTDISLYINSPGGSVTAGLAIYDTMRLIPNDVSTLVMGFAASMGQFLLTVGSQGKRFALPNARIMMHQPSAGIGGTAADIAIQAENLEFTKKSIERITAEHTGQSEETISRDGDRDRWFTAEQAKEYGMVDRVVESLGDVRPAGPRRRTGL from the coding sequence ATGTCAACTCCCGCTACCGGCTGGGGCACCGCCCTCGCCCCCCGAGCGTCCGACGACGACAGCACACCCGCCACCCGCTTCGACGACCATCTGGCCGCACAGCTCCTGATGCAGCGCATCGTCATGCTCGGCACACAGGTCGACGAGGTGTCGGCCAACCGCGTCTGCGCCCAGCTGCTCCTGCTGTCGGCGGAGGACCCGAAGACCGACATCAGCCTGTACATCAACAGCCCCGGCGGCTCGGTGACGGCCGGGCTGGCGATCTACGACACCATGCGGCTCATCCCGAACGACGTCTCCACCCTCGTGATGGGATTCGCCGCCAGCATGGGCCAGTTCCTGCTCACGGTCGGGTCGCAGGGCAAGCGCTTCGCACTGCCGAACGCGCGGATCATGATGCACCAGCCGTCGGCCGGTATCGGCGGGACTGCCGCGGATATCGCGATCCAGGCGGAGAACCTCGAATTCACCAAGAAGTCCATCGAACGGATCACCGCCGAGCACACCGGCCAGAGCGAGGAGACGATCTCCCGCGACGGTGACCGCGACCGCTGGTTCACGGCGGAGCAGGCCAAGGAGTACGGCATGGTGGACCGGGTCGTGGAGTCGCTCGGCGATGTCCGGCCGGCTGGTCCGCGGCGACGGACGGGGCTCTGA
- a CDS encoding ClpP family protease, whose product MSQYTIPNVVERTPQGERSYDVFSRLLSERIIFIGTEIDDGVANVVIAQLLHLESSGQETEISIYINSPGGSVTSLMAIYDTMTFVNSPISTFCVGQAASTAAVLLAGGDPGRRFVLDHARVLLGQPASGGQQGTVSDLSLRAKEMLRIRSEIEEVLSRHTHHEISELRADMDRDKVFTAREAVAYGLADQVLSRRNAAA is encoded by the coding sequence ATGAGCCAGTACACGATCCCGAACGTCGTCGAGCGCACCCCGCAGGGGGAGCGGTCCTACGACGTCTTCAGCAGGCTGCTCTCCGAGCGGATCATCTTCATCGGCACCGAGATCGACGACGGCGTGGCCAATGTCGTCATCGCACAGCTGCTGCACCTGGAGTCGTCCGGCCAGGAGACCGAGATCTCCATCTACATCAACTCACCGGGTGGATCGGTCACTTCACTGATGGCCATCTACGACACGATGACCTTCGTCAACTCGCCCATCTCGACCTTCTGCGTCGGCCAGGCGGCCTCGACCGCGGCGGTGCTGCTCGCCGGCGGGGACCCCGGGCGGCGCTTCGTCCTCGACCACGCACGGGTCCTGCTGGGGCAGCCTGCGAGCGGCGGCCAGCAGGGCACGGTATCCGATCTCAGCCTGCGGGCGAAGGAGATGCTCCGGATCCGCTCGGAGATCGAGGAGGTGCTTTCCCGGCACACGCACCACGAGATCTCCGAACTGCGCGCCGACATGGACCGCGACAAGGTCTTCACCGCACGCGAAGCCGTCGCGTACGGGCTCGCCGACCAGGTGCTCAGCCGCCGGAACGCAGCCGCGTAA
- a CDS encoding helix-turn-helix domain-containing protein: MSSHGPNQARVLPLRPVAAAAAPVPQAEAKEPLWRDVVGDVLRRERLAQERTLKDVADAARISMPYLSELERGRKEASSEVLAAAARALGLGLGDLLALGQRELARLTRRMPAVPRTAPTPAPATTARGPVSGRPSARAGENGAAVSVAELSSRRAVVHPVASPATSPVSRQGEVRLAA; the protein is encoded by the coding sequence GTGAGCAGCCACGGACCGAACCAAGCCCGCGTCCTTCCCCTGCGCCCGGTTGCAGCCGCTGCTGCGCCTGTCCCGCAGGCGGAGGCGAAAGAGCCCCTGTGGCGGGACGTCGTGGGAGACGTCCTGCGCCGCGAACGTCTCGCGCAGGAGCGCACGCTGAAGGATGTGGCCGACGCGGCCAGAATCTCGATGCCGTACCTCTCCGAGCTGGAGCGCGGCCGTAAGGAGGCCTCGTCCGAGGTCCTCGCGGCTGCCGCCCGTGCGCTCGGTCTCGGCCTCGGTGATCTGCTCGCCCTGGGCCAGCGCGAGCTGGCACGCCTCACCCGCCGGATGCCGGCCGTGCCGCGTACCGCGCCGACGCCCGCGCCCGCCACCACGGCGCGCGGCCCGGTCTCCGGCCGGCCTTCCGCCCGCGCCGGCGAGAACGGTGCGGCAGTGTCCGTGGCGGAGCTGAGTTCCCGCCGCGCGGTCGTTCACCCGGTCGCCTCCCCGGCCACGTCTCCGGTCTCGCGTCAGGGCGAAGTGCGCCTGGCGGCCTGA